The DNA region GGCTGGCACACGAGAACACCGGCTACATCAGCACCATGGCGGGCGTGAACGTCAGCACGCTGGTGCGCCGCCTGGGCACGAAGCGCGTGGTGCGGGTCATGCCCAACCTGGCCGCCACCATCGGGCACTCGCAGACGGCCATTACCGGGCCGAAAGAAGCCGAGGACGCGGGTGACCTGGCTTTCGCGCACCGCCTGTTCGAGGCGGTGGGGGACGCTTACGACCTGCCCGAGCACCTGTTCAACGTGTTCACCGGCATGAGCGCCTCTGGCCCCGGGTACATGGGGCTGGTGGCGGACGCCCTGGCCGACGGCGCGGTGCGTATGGGCATGGCCCGCCCATTGGCGCGGGAACTGGCGGCGAAACTGATGGTCGCCAGCGGCCACCTGCTTCAGCAGCGTGCCCACCCTGGCCTGCTCAAGGACGAGGTGTCCAGTCCGGGCGGCACCACCATCGCCGGGATCGAGAGCCTGGAGGAGGCCGGCGTGCGCGGCGCCTTCATCAAGGCGGTGGCAGCGGCCTCCCGGCGTGCTACGGAGCTGGGCCGCGATCAGGACGACTGAGCGGCCTGCGGCCCACCGGACACTGCGGGGTCGAGAGACTTTTGTGACCGCATCCAGGCACAATGGGGGCGTGCGCCTCCTTGCCTCAGTCAGCCTCGCCCTGGTGTCTGCCAGCCTGTCCGCCCCGGTCAGTCCCCACTACTATCCGCACCAGGCGGGGAAAAGCTG from Deinococcus fonticola includes:
- the proC gene encoding pyrroline-5-carboxylate reductase; the encoded protein is MELAIVGVGKLGLALLEGVTSRGVLPPGEIGLIDTHTERVNELAARTGARVLQLSELAQARRVLVSLQPRVFPEVTEWLAHENTGYISTMAGVNVSTLVRRLGTKRVVRVMPNLAATIGHSQTAITGPKEAEDAGDLAFAHRLFEAVGDAYDLPEHLFNVFTGMSASGPGYMGLVADALADGAVRMGMARPLARELAAKLMVASGHLLQQRAHPGLLKDEVSSPGGTTIAGIESLEEAGVRGAFIKAVAAASRRATELGRDQDD